CCATTGTTCATCACTGTCTTGATGTTATCCCAGTTTAGAATGTCGTTACTTATAGCCTCAATAAATGAACGAAAGTCTGTCTCTGTCATCGTATCATTGTATTCCACAAATGGTATTGGTGATATATAACCGCAGTGATATCCATGAGTTAAGTCCGCTTGTCCAATGTTTTTAATATGGGTTGAAAGAACATGCTGACCTCCCCAGACAGCATTCTTTTGAGTATTGGTAACCGCCACTGGGTATTCATCGTCATCTAAAAAAATCAAATAATCCATATCATTCTTTATGGCGCTGTAAAGCACAGCGTTACGCTGAGAGGCATAGCCTTTTCCAAAAATTTTCCCCGCTTCTGTATGATTGATAATATTTTCTTTAATCAGATTTTCTATTTCTTCGTTTATATCTCTCTTCCCAATATATATAGCACCGTCAATATTCTCGGCTAGTTCCGGGTGCATGTTGATGTAATCTTTTTTATTAGTTTTATTATAAGTAAGATCATACGCTACAAAAATATTTAATAAGATTTTATTGTTATCCACCAGACCAGATTCTTTCCAATTATGAATGTAACTTCTCAGTACCTTTTGAAAACTCTTTCTGCCGGTTGCAAAACCAATTCCTATTTTTAGACATTTTCCCTTATACAAAATTACACCTCCTTTTGTTCCAAAACAAATACTGGTTATTAATTTATCTACTATTTTTTATCCCAACATTTTGCCCATATAATCATAACAACTTTTTACTCTTGGCAAAATCTAAGGATACAGCTTCCTCCATAGTGTATATACCCTTTTCTTTCCCCATCAACCATTTCGCTGCGTATATAGCCCCATGTCCAAAAGCCGACCTACTGATAGATTCATGAGTAATTCAAATGGTTTGATGAGGCAACCCGAATATCACTTCGTGTTTACCGACGATGCCCCCTACTCTCATGGAGTTCACATGTTGTTGTTTATCGAGACCTAGATCTTCAGCAATTCTTAACGCTGTTCCCGATACGTCTTTTTTTTCACGGAAATGTTCTTCGATTATTTCTATATCGGCGTTGGGCGCAATAATTTGAAGCACTTTAGAAGCCTCAATCAAGAAATTAATGCCTAAAGTTATGTTTGGAGAATATAATACTGCGGTTTTTTTACCTAGTTCATACAATTTATGCAGATGTTCCTCGTCGTATCTGGATATAGCAGAAACAATCCGAGTTCCCTGAGAAGCTGCTTGATAGTAGTAATCTACTGCACTAACTGCGGCAAAATCAATGATCACATCTACTTCATGAGATATATAAAAAGTATCAGGGTCAATACTTGCTATGGAATAAAACTTTCCTTCGTCATGATTGAATCCTAACAAGTAACTTGCATAATCGCCTTCGTTAGCCAGCGATTTTCTCATTACCCATTTTAATTCGCACATTTCATCCTTTATGATTTCCTGAGCAACTATAGCTCCTGTCTTGCCAAAGCCAAATAAACCAACGCTAATTTTCATTTAGCATCAAATCCTTGTTGATTGTTTTTATATATTTAAGTGAGAAATAAATTAATTCATAAAACCTCGACCCCAATAAAACACTTTTAAATTGTTCGTTTTCAAGTCTTTTACGCATTATTTTTTTAATGCCTTTACCCAAATATTCATATCCTCATAGCCGCCAGAAATATTGCAGTTGTTGATAAGTCTACCTCGATATATATATCCCAGTTTGCTTAAAGACTTATTTATTCCGAGATTTTTAGCCCTAGAAAGGCTATACGCTGTAACAAAGCCATTACGTTTCAAGTGCGTTTCCAGTTGGAATATCAATTCGCTTAATATATTTCTGCCTCTATATTTAGGATTAGTAGCACAATCAGTTATCTCAGCATTCATGTGTTGTTTGTCCAGATCCGCCGAAGCAATACTGATAATTTTCCTTTCTTCTTCCGCCACCATAAACAAAACATGATCCCGCATGACTTTTTGAAGATACTCTCTGCTAAAAATTGGTGTTGGATAGGTTTCAAATACCGCTTGAAAAAGCTGAATCATCTGGGGAATATCGTCCGGCACGGCCTGCCTCATTGTATAATTTTTATTCTTAGTCAGCTCAAATCTATTGGTATTCTTAACGCAATAGTCAATAATTCTGTTTTCTTTCTCCTCATAGAGTGAATTTTCGCGTCTTTTGTCAAGAAAAAGCGACATACAAGTTGCATCCTCTCCCTGAAAAAAACCGTCGATAACCCCCTCTGCTACAAACCCGCATTCCTCAAAGATATTTATCTGATGTTTATGACAATTCACGATAATTTTACCCAGGTTTTCTTTTTTGGCATAATCAATAATCTCTTTGATTATCAACTCAGACAGAAGAGAATGACTCAATATTTTAAGCCTTTTATTGCGATAATCTACGTATATGTCTATATCTGAAATATTTATATATTGATTCTTGAAGTTATCTTGATCTGTATTCATGAAACCCCTCCCTCTTGTTGAGTCTTACGTTTGTGCTTGGGATCAAACATACTTGTTCACCTCTGTATAACTTTTCTAATCCACGGTATTCTTTATTCTTGAATTTACCGCATGTGCCGCATTTTTGGCACTGGTGCGTTTTATCCTCAGGCTCGGTATACGTACAAATTACACCTTCAAAATTTC
This genomic stretch from Dehalobacter restrictus DSM 9455 harbors:
- the ablB gene encoding putative beta-lysine N-acetyltransferase, whose protein sequence is MNTDQDNFKNQYINISDIDIYVDYRNKRLKILSHSLLSELIIKEIIDYAKKENLGKIIVNCHKHQINIFEECGFVAEGVIDGFFQGEDATCMSLFLDKRRENSLYEEKENRIIDYCVKNTNRFELTKNKNYTMRQAVPDDIPQMIQLFQAVFETYPTPIFSREYLQKVMRDHVLFMVAEEERKIISIASADLDKQHMNAEITDCATNPKYRGRNILSELIFQLETHLKRNGFVTAYSLSRAKNLGINKSLSKLGYIYRGRLINNCNISGGYEDMNIWVKALKK